A genomic segment from Actinomadura hallensis encodes:
- a CDS encoding ABC transporter permease, which yields MQSLRWAVADGATLTRRALAHWARRPGEVALALLFPVMVVLMMGYLFGGQMDVPGGGSYREFIVPGMFALTMAFGVETTFAAVAGDAARGVTDRFRAMPMAPSAVVVGRAAADMLHSVAALAVMAACGVLIGWRVHGTAAGALAGFGLLLLLRFSLVWTGIYLGLTAKGPESVAAVQILVWPIGFLSSALIAPSTMPGWLGAIAEWNPMSATVTACRELFGDPGHAGTSWAAQHSVLMAVVWPLVIAAVFIPLSVRRYRAMGE from the coding sequence GTGCAGTCGTTGCGATGGGCCGTCGCGGACGGCGCGACCCTGACCCGGCGGGCCCTCGCCCACTGGGCCCGGCGGCCCGGCGAGGTGGCCCTCGCGCTGCTGTTCCCGGTGATGGTCGTCCTGATGATGGGCTACCTGTTCGGCGGCCAGATGGACGTTCCGGGCGGCGGGAGCTACCGGGAGTTCATCGTGCCCGGCATGTTCGCCCTGACGATGGCGTTCGGCGTCGAGACGACGTTCGCCGCGGTCGCCGGCGACGCCGCCAGGGGCGTGACGGACCGGTTCCGCGCGATGCCGATGGCGCCGTCCGCGGTCGTCGTGGGACGCGCCGCCGCCGACATGCTGCACTCGGTCGCCGCGCTCGCCGTCATGGCGGCGTGCGGCGTGCTGATCGGCTGGCGCGTCCACGGCACGGCCGCCGGCGCGCTCGCCGGGTTCGGGCTGCTGCTCCTGCTGCGGTTCTCGCTGGTGTGGACGGGCATCTACCTCGGCCTGACCGCCAAGGGGCCGGAGTCGGTCGCGGCCGTGCAGATCCTGGTGTGGCCGATCGGGTTCCTGTCCAGCGCGCTGATCGCGCCGAGCACGATGCCGGGCTGGCTCGGCGCCATCGCCGAGTGGAACCCGATGTCGGCGACGGTGACCGCGTGCCGGGAGCTGTTCGGCGACCCGGGCCACGCGGGCACCTCGTGGGCCGCGCAGCACAGCGTCCTGATGGCGGTGGTGTGGCCGCTGGTGATCGCGGCCGTGTTCATCCCGCTGTCGGTGCGCCGCTACCGCGCCATGGGCGAGTAG
- a CDS encoding helix-turn-helix transcriptional regulator, with amino-acid sequence MMEGRAAGAARGRSGTTPLVGRREALREIGRVLDAAERGHGFLALVGEPGAGKTRLLNELADAATARKLPFVAGRAAEFEQEMPFGAVVDALDDHLEERDLDLPEGALRLLGTVFPALTDPTDPAQLAGAASPDSQVARYQLHRTVRHLLEQLAEPSGLVLILDDLHWADDATIELLDHLVRHPPRARVLVAVAYRPAQASPRLAALVDAAGPQGVRVTVEPLTQSEVAEFLGPGVSRSRCEALYKASGGNPFYLEALAKMEAAAPVRLDGADLPGRGDGVASLTELPPAVRAALQVELSALPPEALRLAQGAAVAADVFEPALAAVAAEMDLDAALTALDLLTAHDVVRPATGGRFRFRHPLVRHVAYASAAAGWQVAAHSRVAARLAELGAPAAVRAHHLVRSAQFGDTEAARTLVDAARAVALQAPATAAYWLQAALELMPDGGDGAEADGDRPDRIELLLELAHVQAVSGHAEEGRETARTLLGLLPAEDTVRRARTVHLCAVMERQLGRIHEARALVLDELRRVTDRQTPEAVLLRIRLVADRIQRIDTRGSQAVLDSIPESAPEWGPGLTAAVTAMRPMVSYGRGEVEEAIRYAQKADQLFSAASDRDFADCLDCFAWLVFAESFLGMYDSALRHAERLVAITRTTGQTFILGYMLAGQSRVLAQLGRMEEAAAVADEATAVGRDLRSQEVLAYGLIQQCLTASWTGDHDRALRAGDEAVANDTGSGEWWTHMAHVARAIAIINAGRPDEGAEALIAACGDGTQGLDFSTLVICAETLASVRAAQDDHADAANWADIAEAIANPALTGDVGLARLARAHAVRAADPARAAALAAEAADLLTKTGRRPEAGRAELAAGVALAAAGDRTGARERVRAAAETFRACGMRGLEAQAAREQRRLGVRVPAPGGSAGGKGREKLPFGLSPREYEIAELVAEGYSNQQIAERLFLSVRTVETHLSRVFSKIDVPSRVGVATEMNRLRGTSRADGDS; translated from the coding sequence ATGATGGAGGGTCGTGCGGCCGGCGCTGCCCGGGGCCGGTCCGGCACCACGCCGCTGGTCGGACGCCGGGAGGCGCTGCGGGAGATCGGCCGCGTCCTCGACGCGGCCGAGCGGGGCCACGGCTTCCTGGCGCTGGTGGGCGAGCCCGGCGCGGGCAAGACGCGGCTGCTGAACGAGCTCGCGGACGCGGCGACCGCGCGGAAACTGCCGTTCGTGGCGGGCCGCGCGGCCGAGTTCGAGCAGGAGATGCCGTTCGGCGCCGTGGTCGACGCCCTCGACGACCACCTGGAGGAACGCGACCTCGACCTCCCGGAGGGGGCGCTGCGCCTGCTCGGCACGGTGTTCCCCGCGCTGACCGACCCGACCGACCCCGCCCAGCTCGCCGGCGCCGCCTCGCCCGACTCCCAGGTGGCCCGGTACCAGCTGCACCGCACCGTCCGCCACCTGCTGGAGCAGCTCGCCGAGCCGTCCGGGCTGGTGCTGATCCTCGACGACCTGCACTGGGCCGACGACGCGACGATCGAGCTGCTGGACCACCTGGTCCGGCACCCGCCGCGCGCCCGGGTGCTGGTGGCGGTGGCCTACCGGCCCGCGCAGGCCTCGCCGCGGCTCGCGGCGCTGGTGGACGCCGCCGGGCCGCAGGGCGTCCGCGTCACCGTGGAGCCGCTCACGCAGAGCGAGGTGGCCGAGTTCCTCGGCCCCGGCGTGAGCCGGTCGCGCTGCGAGGCGCTGTACAAGGCCAGCGGCGGCAACCCGTTCTACCTCGAGGCCCTGGCGAAGATGGAGGCGGCCGCCCCCGTCCGGCTCGACGGCGCGGACCTCCCCGGCCGGGGCGACGGCGTCGCGAGCCTCACCGAGCTGCCGCCCGCCGTCCGCGCCGCCCTCCAGGTGGAGCTGAGCGCGCTGCCGCCCGAGGCGCTGCGGCTGGCGCAGGGCGCGGCGGTGGCCGCGGACGTGTTCGAGCCCGCGCTGGCGGCGGTGGCCGCGGAGATGGACCTGGACGCCGCGCTGACCGCCCTCGACCTGCTGACCGCCCACGACGTCGTGCGTCCCGCGACGGGCGGCCGGTTCCGGTTCCGGCACCCGCTGGTGCGGCACGTCGCCTACGCGTCCGCGGCGGCGGGCTGGCAGGTCGCCGCGCACTCCCGGGTGGCGGCGCGGCTGGCCGAGCTGGGCGCGCCCGCGGCCGTCCGCGCCCACCACCTGGTGCGGTCGGCGCAGTTCGGCGACACGGAGGCCGCCCGGACGCTGGTGGACGCCGCCCGCGCCGTCGCGCTGCAGGCCCCCGCCACCGCCGCGTACTGGCTGCAGGCGGCGCTGGAGCTGATGCCGGACGGCGGCGACGGGGCGGAGGCGGACGGCGACCGGCCCGACCGGATCGAGCTGCTGCTCGAACTGGCCCACGTGCAGGCCGTCAGCGGGCACGCCGAGGAGGGCCGCGAGACGGCCCGCACGCTGCTGGGCCTGCTGCCCGCGGAGGACACCGTCCGCCGCGCCCGCACCGTGCACCTGTGCGCGGTGATGGAGCGCCAGCTCGGCCGGATCCACGAGGCGCGGGCGCTGGTGCTGGACGAGCTGCGCCGCGTCACCGACCGGCAGACGCCCGAGGCGGTGCTGCTGCGGATCCGCCTGGTCGCCGACCGGATCCAGCGGATCGACACCCGCGGGTCCCAGGCCGTCCTCGACAGCATCCCCGAGAGCGCCCCCGAGTGGGGCCCCGGCCTCACCGCGGCCGTGACGGCGATGCGGCCGATGGTGTCCTACGGGCGCGGCGAGGTCGAGGAGGCGATCCGCTACGCGCAGAAGGCCGACCAGCTGTTCTCCGCCGCGTCCGACCGCGACTTCGCCGACTGCCTCGACTGCTTCGCCTGGCTGGTGTTCGCCGAGTCGTTCCTCGGCATGTACGACAGCGCGCTGCGGCACGCGGAGCGGCTGGTGGCGATCACCCGGACCACGGGCCAGACGTTCATCCTCGGCTACATGCTGGCCGGGCAGTCCCGGGTGCTGGCGCAGCTCGGGCGGATGGAAGAGGCCGCCGCCGTCGCCGACGAGGCCACCGCCGTCGGCCGCGACCTGCGCTCGCAGGAGGTCCTCGCCTACGGACTCATCCAGCAGTGCCTCACCGCGTCCTGGACGGGCGACCACGACCGGGCGCTGCGGGCCGGGGACGAGGCCGTCGCCAACGACACCGGCTCCGGCGAGTGGTGGACGCACATGGCGCACGTCGCCCGCGCCATCGCGATCATCAACGCGGGACGGCCGGACGAGGGCGCCGAGGCGCTGATCGCCGCGTGCGGCGACGGGACCCAGGGCCTGGACTTCAGCACCCTGGTCATCTGCGCCGAGACGCTCGCCTCCGTCCGCGCCGCGCAGGACGACCACGCCGACGCCGCCAACTGGGCGGACATCGCCGAGGCGATCGCCAACCCGGCGCTGACCGGGGACGTCGGCCTCGCCCGGCTCGCCCGCGCGCACGCCGTCCGCGCCGCCGACCCGGCGCGGGCCGCGGCGCTGGCGGCCGAGGCCGCCGACCTGCTGACCAAGACGGGGCGGCGCCCGGAGGCGGGCCGCGCCGAACTGGCCGCCGGGGTCGCGCTCGCGGCCGCCGGGGACCGCACCGGCGCCCGGGAGCGGGTCCGCGCCGCCGCGGAGACCTTCCGCGCGTGCGGGATGCGGGGGCTGGAGGCGCAGGCCGCCCGGGAGCAGCGCCGCCTCGGGGTCCGGGTGCCGGCGCCCGGCGGGTCCGCGGGCGGCAAGGGCAGGGAGAAGCTGCCGTTCGGGCTGTCGCCGCGCGAGTACGAGATCGCCGAGCTCGTCGCCGAGGGGTACAGCAACCAGCAGATCGCCGAGCGGCTCTTCCTCAGCGTCCGGACGGTCGAGACGCACTTGTCCCGCGTCTTCTCCAAGATCGACGTCCCGTCCCGGGTCGGGGTCGCCACCGAAATGAACCGGCTGCGGGGAACCTCGCGCGCCGACGGCGACTCCTAG
- a CDS encoding sigma-70 family RNA polymerase sigma factor encodes MAHRSPAAASATRERPAGPWSWFRGPQPAGGVDDQVIVTELYRVYGRPLLSFVLRLTGGDRHWAEDVVQETMIRAWRSAHQLDENATSLLPWLATVARRIVIDDQRRKNARPQEAGEGPLENMRVPDGLEDLLRSVVVSEALLALSPAHREILNETFFRDRSVNEAAKNLGIPVGTVKSRVYYALRALRVALEERGVTP; translated from the coding sequence ATGGCCCACAGATCACCGGCCGCAGCGTCGGCCACCCGAGAACGTCCCGCCGGCCCGTGGAGCTGGTTCCGCGGACCGCAGCCCGCCGGCGGCGTCGACGACCAGGTGATCGTGACCGAGCTGTACCGGGTCTACGGCCGGCCGCTGCTGTCGTTCGTGCTCCGCCTCACCGGCGGCGACCGCCACTGGGCCGAGGACGTCGTCCAGGAGACGATGATCCGCGCGTGGCGCAGCGCGCACCAGCTCGACGAGAACGCGACCTCCCTGCTGCCGTGGCTGGCGACGGTCGCCCGCCGGATCGTCATCGACGACCAGCGCCGCAAGAACGCCAGGCCGCAGGAGGCGGGCGAGGGCCCGCTGGAGAACATGCGCGTCCCCGACGGGTTGGAGGATCTGCTGCGCTCCGTCGTCGTGTCAGAAGCCCTCCTCGCGCTGTCCCCGGCCCACCGGGAGATCCTCAACGAGACGTTCTTCCGGGACCGCTCGGTGAACGAGGCGGCGAAGAACCTCGGCATCCCCGTGGGCACCGTCAAGTCCCGGGTCTACTACGCGCTGCGGGCGCTACGGGTCGCCCTGGAGGAGAGGGGTGTGACGCCATGA
- a CDS encoding GMC oxidoreductase encodes MGRSSEHTEHVDAVVVGSGFGGSVAAYRLAEAGRRVVLMERGQPYPPGSFPRSPAQMGRAFWDPAEGLYGMFDVWSFKGCDSVVASGLGGGSLIYANVLLRKDERWFVHDRPLPGGGYEPWPISRADLDPHYDAVEKMLGATPYPLDQVPFDDTPKTHAMQDAAAELGLECTLPPLAVSFASHPGGTPALSLPIADAPYGNIHGVPRRTCRLCGECDIGCNDGAKNSLDHTYLSAAAHHGADIRTSHEVKRIRPRDGGGYELDYVHHADLTAKKSRPPVRTITCDRLVLGAGTYGTAYLLLKSRDAFPGLSDALGTRFSGNGDLLTFLLRAKDRNRVRPLNASRGPVITTAIRLPDELDGVPGAGRGAYIQDGGYPGFTDWIIDSFDVGGAFERAVKFLWDRFTDLFRDVPDTNLSKEISDLIGDGALTVSSLPLLGMGRDAADGVLRLRDGRLTADWTAETSEELFVRVRKTMQRIADVLGADYADNPMWFRKRIITVHPLGGAPMGAHPGDGVCDAFGEVFGFPGLYIADGAAMPGPVGPNPSLTIAAHADRMATRLLESAPARRGAGRSAGSVPSSTGAEPAGGAGSPDGAVNGSAYGPDSGRRGGSWGPSSAAADRTSLSFTEDMKGYVTYGETDPRAGELAEGRRPLSFRLTITADDVDRFLAEPGHEARAEGWVDAAGHGGRRPVEHGTFNLFVDPDAGDADGGRDRRLMKYRLFYTDGDGRRRTLSGVKKVLHGPPTKIWPDTSTLYVRLFDGHVGEDEEDGAQIVAAGVLHIRLADFARQLTTFRTSGPDGLEKLLSFGRFFAGELWEVYGPDLV; translated from the coding sequence ATGGGACGGAGCAGCGAGCACACCGAGCACGTGGACGCCGTCGTCGTCGGATCGGGCTTCGGCGGGAGTGTGGCCGCGTACCGGCTGGCGGAGGCCGGGCGGCGGGTGGTGCTGATGGAGCGCGGCCAGCCGTACCCGCCGGGCTCCTTCCCCCGCTCCCCCGCCCAGATGGGACGGGCGTTCTGGGACCCCGCCGAGGGCCTGTACGGGATGTTCGACGTGTGGAGCTTCAAGGGCTGCGACTCGGTCGTGGCGTCCGGGCTCGGCGGCGGCTCCCTCATCTACGCGAACGTCCTGCTGCGCAAGGACGAGCGCTGGTTCGTCCACGACCGGCCGCTGCCCGGCGGCGGGTACGAGCCCTGGCCGATCTCGCGCGCGGACCTCGACCCGCACTACGACGCGGTCGAGAAGATGCTGGGCGCCACGCCCTACCCGCTCGACCAGGTCCCCTTCGACGACACCCCGAAGACCCACGCGATGCAGGACGCCGCGGCGGAGCTGGGCCTGGAGTGCACGCTGCCGCCGCTGGCGGTCAGCTTCGCGTCCCACCCGGGCGGCACGCCGGCCCTGAGCCTGCCGATCGCGGACGCCCCGTACGGCAACATCCACGGCGTCCCGCGGCGGACGTGCCGCCTGTGCGGCGAGTGCGACATCGGCTGCAACGACGGCGCCAAGAACAGCCTCGACCACACCTACCTGTCGGCGGCGGCGCACCACGGCGCCGACATCCGCACGTCCCACGAGGTGAAGCGGATCCGGCCGCGGGACGGCGGCGGGTACGAGCTCGACTACGTGCACCACGCCGACCTCACCGCGAAGAAGAGCCGCCCGCCCGTCCGGACGATCACCTGCGACCGGCTGGTCCTCGGCGCCGGCACCTACGGCACCGCGTACCTGCTGCTGAAGTCGCGGGACGCGTTCCCCGGCCTCAGCGACGCGCTCGGCACCCGCTTCAGCGGCAACGGCGACCTGCTGACGTTCCTGCTGCGCGCCAAGGACCGCAACCGGGTCCGGCCGCTCAACGCCAGCCGCGGACCGGTGATCACCACCGCGATCCGGCTGCCGGACGAGCTGGACGGCGTGCCCGGCGCGGGCCGCGGCGCCTACATCCAGGACGGCGGCTACCCCGGCTTCACCGACTGGATCATCGACTCGTTCGACGTCGGCGGCGCGTTCGAGCGCGCGGTGAAGTTCCTCTGGGACCGGTTCACCGACCTGTTCCGCGACGTGCCCGACACGAATCTGTCCAAGGAGATCTCCGACCTGATCGGGGACGGGGCCCTCACGGTCAGCTCGCTGCCGCTGCTCGGCATGGGCCGCGACGCCGCCGACGGGGTGCTGCGCCTCAGGGACGGCCGGCTCACCGCCGACTGGACGGCCGAGACCAGCGAGGAGCTGTTCGTCCGGGTCCGCAAGACCATGCAGCGCATCGCGGACGTGCTCGGCGCCGACTACGCCGACAACCCGATGTGGTTCCGCAAGCGCATCATCACCGTCCACCCCCTGGGCGGCGCCCCCATGGGCGCCCACCCGGGCGACGGCGTCTGCGACGCCTTCGGCGAGGTGTTCGGTTTCCCGGGCCTCTACATCGCCGACGGGGCGGCGATGCCGGGGCCGGTGGGCCCGAACCCCTCGCTCACCATCGCCGCGCACGCCGACCGCATGGCGACGCGGCTGCTGGAGAGCGCGCCCGCACGGCGGGGTGCGGGCCGCTCCGCCGGCTCCGTCCCGTCCTCCACGGGGGCCGAGCCGGCCGGGGGAGCCGGCTCGCCGGACGGGGCGGTGAACGGCTCGGCGTACGGTCCGGACTCGGGGCGCCGCGGAGGGTCATGGGGACCGTCCTCCGCGGCGGCGGACCGTACGTCGCTGTCGTTCACCGAGGACATGAAGGGCTACGTCACCTACGGCGAGACCGACCCGCGGGCCGGGGAGCTCGCCGAGGGCCGGCGCCCGCTGTCCTTCCGCCTGACGATCACCGCGGACGACGTCGACCGCTTCCTGGCCGAACCCGGCCACGAGGCGCGCGCCGAGGGGTGGGTCGACGCGGCCGGGCACGGCGGCCGGCGTCCCGTCGAGCACGGCACGTTCAACCTGTTCGTCGATCCCGACGCGGGGGACGCGGACGGCGGCCGGGACCGGCGGCTGATGAAGTACCGGCTGTTCTACACCGACGGCGACGGGCGGCGGCGCACGCTCAGCGGGGTGAAGAAGGTGCTGCACGGCCCGCCGACGAAGATCTGGCCGGACACCTCCACGCTCTACGTGCGGCTGTTCGACGGCCACGTCGGCGAGGACGAGGAGGACGGCGCCCAGATCGTCGCCGCGGGCGTGCTGCACATCCGGCTGGCGGACTTCGCGCGGCAGCTGACGACGTTCCGGACGTCGGGGCCGGACGGCCTCGAGAAGCTGCTCAGCTTCGGCAGGTTCTTCGCGGGCGAACTGTGGGAGGTGTACGGCCCCGACCTCGTGTGA
- a CDS encoding alpha/beta hydrolase — protein sequence MVQQRIARFTRAGVADAEVSDHPFATADGLTLNLTRFRRAACDDVVLLVHGLTTSSDMYIMPEHTNLVNFLHDAGFGDVWTLDFRMSGRFPYNSETHRYDLDDIALYDHPAALAELRRHIGDRRVHVVSHCLGALSFSMALSAGTVTGVTSLVCNSVSLTPRTPAWSKAKLRFGPPLMEYVLGPCQLDPRYGSAPVLTRGWLISKAVAPFHRDCDEPACHMLSFMWGGGKPIFTHAKMSPVTHARLADLFGACNVHYYRHVHAMVKAGRAVRFGGRARSGGARAALPDDYLERAAEITTPILFLTGDRNHVFTDSNVVCHRALEAVSPGLHELAILPGYGHQDPFMGANADTEVFPQVVDFLKRKAS from the coding sequence ATGGTTCAGCAGCGGATCGCGCGCTTCACCCGCGCGGGCGTCGCCGACGCCGAGGTGTCCGACCACCCCTTCGCCACGGCCGACGGGCTGACCCTGAACCTGACCCGGTTCCGCCGCGCGGCCTGCGACGACGTGGTCCTGCTGGTGCACGGGCTGACGACGTCCAGCGACATGTACATCATGCCGGAGCACACCAACCTGGTGAACTTCCTGCACGACGCGGGCTTCGGCGACGTGTGGACGCTGGACTTCCGGATGAGCGGCCGGTTCCCGTACAACAGCGAGACCCACCGCTACGACCTCGACGACATCGCGCTGTACGACCACCCGGCGGCGCTCGCCGAGCTCCGCCGCCACATCGGCGACCGGCGCGTGCACGTCGTCTCGCACTGCCTCGGCGCGCTGTCGTTCTCGATGGCCCTGTCCGCCGGGACGGTCACCGGCGTCACCAGCCTGGTCTGCAACAGCGTCTCGCTCACCCCGAGGACGCCGGCCTGGTCGAAGGCCAAGCTGCGGTTCGGCCCGCCGCTGATGGAGTACGTCCTCGGACCGTGCCAGCTCGACCCGCGCTACGGCTCCGCCCCCGTGCTGACCCGCGGCTGGCTGATCTCCAAGGCGGTCGCGCCGTTCCACCGCGACTGCGACGAGCCCGCTTGCCACATGCTCAGCTTCATGTGGGGCGGCGGCAAGCCGATCTTCACGCACGCGAAGATGTCGCCGGTCACGCACGCCCGGCTCGCCGACCTCTTCGGCGCGTGCAACGTCCACTACTACCGGCACGTCCACGCGATGGTGAAGGCCGGCCGGGCCGTGCGCTTCGGCGGGCGCGCGCGGTCCGGCGGCGCCCGCGCGGCGCTCCCGGACGACTACCTGGAGCGCGCGGCGGAGATCACCACGCCGATCCTGTTCCTCACCGGAGACCGCAACCACGTGTTCACCGACTCCAACGTCGTCTGCCACCGGGCGCTCGAAGCCGTCAGCCCCGGCCTGCACGAGCTGGCGATCCTGCCCGGCTACGGCCACCAGGACCCGTTCATGGGCGCGAACGCCGACACCGAGGTGTTCCCCCAGGTCGTCGACTTCCTGAAGCGGAAGGCGAGCTGA
- a CDS encoding SRPBCC family protein yields the protein MPYEFQVTATSTATPEELFRHLAVPEAWGAWGRFPTPAKQIRKGDTTAYGVGTVKKIWPATEQTVAYEPYSHFAYKALSGLPVRRYRSDVHLEARDSGTAIRWDAVMEPLIPGTGPLLKPVFQMMLKSFTRWLPAHVENCPPGCPARQAGDI from the coding sequence ATGCCTTACGAGTTCCAGGTGACCGCCACCTCGACCGCCACGCCCGAAGAGCTGTTCCGGCATCTGGCCGTTCCGGAGGCGTGGGGTGCGTGGGGCAGATTCCCGACGCCCGCCAAGCAGATCCGCAAGGGCGACACCACCGCCTACGGCGTCGGGACGGTCAAGAAGATCTGGCCCGCCACCGAGCAGACCGTCGCCTACGAGCCGTACAGCCACTTCGCGTACAAGGCCCTGTCGGGGCTGCCCGTCCGCCGCTACCGCTCGGACGTCCACCTGGAGGCTCGCGACTCCGGCACCGCCATCCGCTGGGACGCCGTGATGGAACCGCTCATCCCCGGCACCGGGCCGCTGCTGAAGCCCGTCTTCCAGATGATGCTGAAGTCCTTCACCCGCTGGCTGCCCGCCCACGTGGAGAACTGCCCGCCCGGCTGCCCCGCCCGCCAGGCCGGCGACATCTAG
- a CDS encoding anti-sigma factor family protein produces the protein MSADMLHIDVGAYALGLLEEPDRRAFEAHLSTCVPCHEELGELRGIAQTLDGIGPIAEPADALPVPPEPSVVTDLMRHRIRRERRHRAARGLAAAAAGVVLLAGALGTGYTLGADREQPRPPAAQADTGTAALMRDGKAASATDTGTGVTGTVAMQGRTWGSRVGLELSKVRGPLQCELVAVDARGNAHTVAGWSVPARGYGFEDSAMPHLTVQGATALTPEEISRFEVRTIGEGRTLLTVPA, from the coding sequence ATGAGCGCGGACATGCTGCACATCGACGTCGGCGCCTACGCCCTCGGCCTCCTGGAGGAGCCCGACCGCCGCGCCTTCGAGGCGCACCTGTCGACGTGCGTGCCCTGCCACGAGGAGCTGGGCGAGCTGCGCGGCATCGCCCAGACGCTGGACGGCATCGGGCCGATCGCCGAACCGGCGGACGCGCTGCCCGTCCCGCCCGAGCCGTCGGTGGTGACGGACCTGATGCGGCACCGGATCCGGCGGGAGCGGCGGCACCGTGCGGCGCGCGGGCTGGCCGCGGCCGCCGCCGGGGTCGTGCTGCTCGCCGGGGCGCTCGGCACCGGGTACACCCTCGGCGCCGACCGGGAGCAGCCGCGGCCCCCGGCCGCCCAGGCCGACACCGGGACGGCCGCGCTGATGCGCGACGGGAAGGCGGCCTCGGCCACCGACACCGGCACCGGCGTGACCGGGACGGTCGCGATGCAGGGCAGGACGTGGGGCAGCCGGGTCGGGCTCGAGCTCAGCAAGGTGCGCGGGCCGCTGCAGTGCGAGCTGGTCGCCGTGGACGCCCGCGGCAACGCGCACACGGTCGCCGGGTGGTCCGTCCCCGCCAGGGGCTACGGGTTCGAGGACTCCGCGATGCCGCATCTGACCGTGCAGGGCGCCACGGCGCTGACGCCGGAGGAGATCAGCCGGTTCGAGGTCCGGACGATCGGCGAGGGCCGGACGCTGCTGACCGTCCCCGCCTGA
- a CDS encoding PPOX class F420-dependent oxidoreductase, translated as MTDDAALANLIAGRDLGVLVTLKRNGRPQLSNVTYHFDPERRLVRVSITADRAKARNLARDPRASLHVSSEDGWSYAVAEGDAELSDVAADPGDATVEELISLYRDIRGEHPDWDDYRRAMVEDRRLLVRLHVTYLYGLAR; from the coding sequence ATGACGGACGACGCCGCGCTGGCGAACCTGATCGCGGGACGGGACCTGGGGGTGCTGGTCACCCTCAAGCGGAACGGGCGGCCCCAGCTGTCCAACGTCACCTACCACTTCGACCCGGAGCGCCGGCTCGTCCGCGTCTCGATCACCGCGGACCGCGCCAAGGCCCGCAACCTGGCCCGCGACCCGCGGGCGAGCCTGCACGTCAGCTCCGAGGACGGCTGGTCCTACGCCGTCGCCGAGGGCGACGCCGAACTGTCGGACGTCGCCGCCGACCCCGGCGACGCGACGGTGGAGGAGCTCATCTCGCTGTACCGGGACATCCGGGGAGAGCACCCCGACTGGGACGACTACCGCCGCGCCATGGTCGAGGACCGCCGCCTGCTGGTCCGCCTCCATGTGACGTACCTCTACGGCCTGGCCCGCTGA